In Rhizobium sp. WSM4643, the following are encoded in one genomic region:
- a CDS encoding acetyl-CoA C-acetyltransferase, whose translation MTEVFIYDHVRTPRGRGKKDGALHEVPSVRLAAKSLEAIRDRNGLDTSTVDDIIMGCVDPVMDAGAVIPKAAAFEAGYSTKAPGMQISRFCASGLDAVNFGAGKIAQGADDIVIAGGVESMSRVGLGMSGGAWFMDPSVNFPAYFMPQGVSADLIATKYGFSRTDVDAYAVESQKRAAQAWEKGWFDKSVIPVKDQNGLTILAKDEHMRPGTDMQALASLNPSFQMPGEMGGFEAVGIQAHPEIERINYVHHAGNSSGIVDGASAVLLGSKAGGQSMGKKPRARIKAFANIGSDPALMLTGPVDVTEKLLKRSGMNLADIDLFELNEAFAAVVLRYMQAFDIDHDRINVNGGAIAMGHPLGATGAMILGTVLDELERRDLNTALVTLCIGAGMGTATVIERV comes from the coding sequence TGAGGTGCCTTCCGTCCGCCTCGCGGCAAAGAGCCTGGAGGCGATCCGCGACCGCAACGGGCTGGACACGAGCACGGTCGACGACATCATCATGGGCTGCGTCGATCCGGTCATGGATGCCGGCGCCGTCATCCCCAAGGCCGCCGCCTTCGAAGCCGGTTACTCCACGAAGGCGCCCGGCATGCAGATCTCCCGCTTCTGCGCCTCCGGCCTCGATGCCGTCAATTTCGGAGCCGGCAAGATCGCCCAAGGCGCCGACGACATCGTCATTGCGGGCGGCGTCGAAAGCATGTCGCGCGTCGGCCTCGGCATGTCCGGCGGCGCCTGGTTCATGGATCCGTCGGTAAATTTCCCGGCTTATTTCATGCCGCAGGGTGTCTCGGCCGATCTGATCGCCACAAAATACGGCTTCAGCAGAACCGATGTCGACGCTTATGCGGTCGAGAGCCAGAAGCGTGCCGCCCAAGCCTGGGAAAAGGGCTGGTTCGACAAGTCGGTCATCCCGGTCAAAGACCAGAACGGCCTGACGATCCTGGCAAAGGATGAACACATGCGTCCCGGCACCGACATGCAGGCGCTCGCCTCCCTCAATCCGTCCTTCCAGATGCCCGGCGAGATGGGCGGCTTCGAGGCCGTTGGCATCCAGGCCCATCCTGAGATCGAGCGCATCAACTATGTCCACCATGCCGGCAACTCCTCCGGCATCGTCGATGGCGCCAGTGCCGTCTTGCTCGGCTCCAAGGCCGGCGGTCAGAGCATGGGCAAAAAGCCGCGCGCTCGCATCAAGGCCTTCGCCAATATCGGCTCCGATCCGGCCCTGATGCTGACCGGACCCGTAGATGTCACCGAGAAGCTGTTGAAACGATCGGGCATGAACCTTGCCGACATCGACCTCTTCGAACTCAACGAGGCCTTTGCTGCCGTGGTGCTGCGCTACATGCAGGCATTCGACATCGACCATGACAGGATCAACGTCAATGGCGGCGCTATCGCCATGGGCCATCCGCTCGGCGCCACCGGCGCGATGATCCTCGGCACGGTGCTGGACGAACTTGAACGCCGCGATCTCAACACCGCGCTGGTGACGCTCTGCATCGGCGCCGGCATGGGTACGGCAACGGTTATCGAAAGGGTCTGA